A window of Variovorax sp. HW608 genomic DNA:
AGGCTGACCATCATCGATTTGTGGATCTTTAGGTCGCGAAACTCAATGTGAGTTTCCGGAATGCCGCGAACCCCCATGGCATACAAGCGCCGGCCCACAACGAGTTCTGCTGGTCCGTTGTCGTCCCGTACGCAGATGAAGGCGCCAATGCCTTGCTCAACGCCGTCCTCGAACACGCGAGCGAAGATCAGGTGCAGCTTCGAAACGCCGCCACCGGTGATCCAGTACTTCTCGCCGTTGAGGATGTAGTGGTCGCCTTTCCTGTCGGCACGTGTCGTCATCTCGCTGGCGGCGCTGCCGGCATTGGGCTCCGAGATACAGATCGCAGGCTTGTCGCCCGCAAGGACCAGGCTGGCCGCCAGCTTCAACTGTTCCTCCGAACCGTACTTCGCGATGGCGCCGATGGCACCCATGTTGGCTTCCACCGTGATACGCCCCATCGTGGCGCAGGCCTTGGCCATCTCCTCGATGACGATCACCGTGTCCAGATAGGACAGGCCGCGGCCGCCCAAGCGCTTGGGCAATGTCATGCCCATGAAGCCCGCATCGCGCAGCTGCGCTACGTTGTCCCAGGGGTACTGTTCGGTTTGATCCGTATTTGCAGCGGCGGGGGCAAATACAGTCTGCGCAAGCTCACGCGCTTGTGCTTGCAGCTTCAGTTGTTCAGGGGTGAGGTCGTACATTGAGTTCTCCTAGGTCGTTTCACGCTTTTCAAGCCAATCGGCCAGCACTTCGGCGGCATGCTCGTCAAGCCGGGGGGGTGGACGTCTGTAGCTCGGGGGCGTCGCGGACATCCGAAGAGGGTTCGCCAGAAGGCGGATCTCGCCGCCATCCGCCCACTCGCAGGGCATGCTCAACTCCGCTCCACGCGCTTTCACATGCGGGTCCGCGAACACTTCTTCCAAGTTGTTCACCGGTCCGCAGGGGACCCCGACGGCATCAAGCTCACGCAGCCATTCCGAGCGAACTCGCTTCTTGAGTGCTTCGTCGACCAGTTCACACAGCGCAACCCGGTTGCGGATTCGCATCGGATTGGTCGCATACCGCTCGTCCGATGCCAGATGCGATACGCCCGCCACTTCGCAGAAGCGGCGAAACTGGGAGTCGTTCCCCACCGCAAGGATCATTGGCGCATCCGCGGTGGAGAACACCTGGTAGGGGACGATGTTCGGATGGCCGTTACCCAGCCGCTCCGGTAGCTGCCTGTCGCTCAGGTAGTTGGTTGCCGCGTTGACGAGCCAGGAGATCTGCGTGTCGAGAAGGGAGACGTCGATGTGCTGCCCTTCGCCGGTCTTCTCGCGATGCCGCAACGCGGCGAGAATGCCGACAGTCGCGTACATGCCGGTCATGACGTCCGCGATGCCGACCCCGACTTTCATGGGTTCGCCTTGGGGCTCGCCGGTCAGGCTCATGATGCCCCCCATGCCCTGGATCAGGAAGTCGTACCCAGGCCTGCTCGCGTAGGGGCCGGTCTGGCCGAAACCCGTCACCGAGCAATAGATGAGCCGGGGATAGCGGGACTTGATCTGCTCGTAGGCCAATCCGTACTTGGAAAGACCGCCGACCTTGTAGTTTTCGAGGAGCACATCGGCCTGTGCGATCAACTGGTGCACCAGGTCCTGGCCCGATTGCGAACTGATGTCGATCGCGATCGAGCGCTTGTTCCGATTCGCCGAGAGGTAGTAGGCACTTTCCTTCGTTTCCTTCCCCGAGGCTCCCAACACATAGGGGGGTCCCCACTTGCGCGTGTCGTCCCCTTCGCCAGGCCTCTCGACCTTGACAACATCCGCCCCCAGGTCGCCCA
This region includes:
- the acdA gene encoding 3-sulfinopropanoyl-CoA desulfinase, producing MYDLTPEQLKLQAQARELAQTVFAPAAANTDQTEQYPWDNVAQLRDAGFMGMTLPKRLGGRGLSYLDTVIVIEEMAKACATMGRITVEANMGAIGAIAKYGSEEQLKLAASLVLAGDKPAICISEPNAGSAASEMTTRADRKGDHYILNGEKYWITGGGVSKLHLIFARVFEDGVEQGIGAFICVRDDNGPAELVVGRRLYAMGVRGIPETHIEFRDLKIHKSMMVSLPGGLKRGFAALMTAYNAQRVGAGTVALGIAQGAFEEGMAYLKSRHQFGRPIAEFQGLQWMLADMSTQLEAARLLLRSAAASGAEFPDIDKAARAKIFAAETANKVTNDALQFYGSSGYGRHNPMERHVRDARMFTIAGGTAQILRTQVASKLLEMKLPQTRDGYLKAAQGSPA
- a CDS encoding CaiB/BaiF CoA transferase family protein codes for the protein MSAVQKAALAGIKVLDLSRILAGPTAAQVLGDLGADVVKVERPGEGDDTRKWGPPYVLGASGKETKESAYYLSANRNKRSIAIDISSQSGQDLVHQLIAQADVLLENYKVGGLSKYGLAYEQIKSRYPRLIYCSVTGFGQTGPYASRPGYDFLIQGMGGIMSLTGEPQGEPMKVGVGIADVMTGMYATVGILAALRHREKTGEGQHIDVSLLDTQISWLVNAATNYLSDRQLPERLGNGHPNIVPYQVFSTADAPMILAVGNDSQFRRFCEVAGVSHLASDERYATNPMRIRNRVALCELVDEALKKRVRSEWLRELDAVGVPCGPVNNLEEVFADPHVKARGAELSMPCEWADGGEIRLLANPLRMSATPPSYRRPPPRLDEHAAEVLADWLEKRETT